A genomic stretch from Hoplias malabaricus isolate fHopMal1 chromosome 4, fHopMal1.hap1, whole genome shotgun sequence includes:
- the si:zfos-932h1.3 gene encoding zinc finger protein 184 translates to MEKQELHKPRDRGSVLPLSSLRLLVPPLHLMSAFMWQILLQKNVLHYGKLDDFVSMVTETIPHLLSYRQRAQLILGLRARMVLEVLRGSADMKTIQVHLEKMRLPSIPAGRLMDIDSDLKLAVSNFKALVLALMKDPAEKAYFFQEVFPMEYGSKYDIALKELMWELLFCLERMLPIPDFKKTLSWLTPAPDGLDECIQSEPKHLQALLQHHELIGNGENQYWAQASQTGISQCSSGDCILSSLSIPPSTHVAVASEPVVYHIQPATVTILSQNALSQLDSEAIIVTDYTEVELGSNEVAEITEVSHTKMEEPVRKFVEVNESSSVAVILSDEGAVEEELINVSQQIEMCEDPLGIRNKEENKTLCEKSTQCDIIMEILGDGTGLVPLKGEVDGGSKIEQKEDDVTQTFHNILEDSVKASSAHNEDQSSSVESVGQTVPLRRGRGRPRKNAAPAEEIQTGRRRGRPPSVNVENATENETNGNGEEKDATASKSETGQIIAETRLHSTRGLQTRQTTQHEATENPRARYNCNICGRKFTRTSDVRRHQLTHTGERPFHCTHCEKTFQHSWDLTKHCKKSHGEAIFTCQMCSCSFLNLRALTTHHKKNHTEELPLYCSICGEASPSATALLEHRKSHSATRHYKCEECGEIFDTILQRSAHREAHRKHRKFKCPQCDKTYTRRADVNRHMLTHTGERPHQCGICGKSFTLRTGLQKHQKVHSGERPYQCPHCPKAFSLLSILHRHERMHTGERPFLCSQCGKSFLSLGELLKHNKSHTNERPHSCTQCKKSFKSKRGLHDHMVRHSGLRPHSCSYCGKKFTTSFALIRHNMMHTGERPYSCAYCEKTFITSTEVSLHERLHTGERPFSCPECPWKFRSSSELARHKRTHTQERIYTCNLCPRSYSTMAKLKNHTRFHTNVDQASCLTEAEVPVALS, encoded by the exons ATGGAGAAACAGGAGCTTCACAAACCGAGGGATCGAG GCTCCGTATTGCCTCTGTCCTCCTTGCGCCTCCTGGTTCCACCTTTGCATTTAATGTCTGCATTTATGTGGCAGATTCTACTGCAGAAAAATGTGCTGCATTATGGCAAACTGGATGACTTTGTATCCATGGTCACAGAGACTATTCCGCACCTACTGAGCTACAGACAAAGAGCACAGCTGATATTGGGGCTGAGGGCAAGG ATGGTTTTAGAGGTGTTACGAGGCTCAGCAGATATGAAGACAATCCAGGTACACTTGGAGAAAATGAGACTCCCATCAATTCCAGCTGGAAGATTaatg GACATAGATTCAGATTTGAAGCTGGCAGTGTCTAATTTCAAAGCACTGGTTCTTGCGCTAATGAAGGACCCAGCAGAAAAAGCATATTTCTTTCAG GAAGTGTTTCCTATGGAGTATGGCTCAAAATATGACATAGCTCTAAAGGAACTTATGTGGGAACTACTCTTCTGTCTCGAGAGGATGCTTCCTATTCCAGACTTTAAAAAG ACATTGTCTTGGCTCACCCCTGCTCCTGATGGCCTGGATGAATGTATACAGTCTGAACCAAAACACTTGCAAGCTCTGTTACAGCATCATGAATTAATAGGCAACGGGGAGAATCAGTATTGGGCCCAAGCTTCCCAAACAG GGATTTCTCAGTGCTCATCTGGGGACTGCATCCTTTCCTCActctctatccctccatcaACACATGTTGCAGTTGCCTCAGAACCTGTGGTCTATCACATCCAACCAGCCACTGTTACAATTCTGAGCCAGAATGCCCTGAGCCAGCTGGACTCAGAGGCCATCATAGTGACTGACTACACAGAGGTTGAGCTTGGCAGTAATGAAGTGGCAGAGATCACAGAGGTCAGTCACACCAAAATGGAGGAACCAGTGAGGAAATTTGTGGAGGTAAATGAGAGCAGTTCTGTGGCAGTCATCCTCAGTGATGAAGGTGCTGTAGAAGAGGAACTAATTAATGTAAGCCAGCAAATCGAAATGTGCGAGGATCCACTGGGCATCAGAAATAAAGAGGAGAATAAAACTCTTTGTGAGAAATCGACACAGTGTGACATAATAATGGAGATACTGGGAGATGGAACAGGATTAGTGCCCCTCAAAGGTGAAGTTGATGGAGGAAGTAAAATTGAACAGAAAGAGGATGATGTAACACAgacttttcacaatattctggAGGATAGTGTTAAAGCCAGCTCTGCTCATAATGAAGACCAAAGTTCATCTGTAGAAAGTGTTGGCCAGACAGTGCCACTCAGACGGGGGCGTGGCCGTCCGAGGAAGAATGCAGCACCTGCAGAAGAGATTCAGACTGGAAGACGGAGAGGACGCCCTCCATCAGTCAATGTCGAAAATGCCACAGAAAATGA GACAAATGGaaatggagaagaaaaag atgcaACAGCCAGTAAATCTGAAACAGGTCAGATCATTGCTGAGACTAGACTGCACAGCACAAGAGGTCTACAAACACGACAGACAACACAGCATGAAGCTACAGAAAACCCACGCGCTCGCTACAACTGCAATATCTGTGGCCGGAAGTTTACACGCACATCTGATGTGCGGCGCCATCAGCTCACCCACACTGGCGAGCGTCCATTCCATTGCACCCACTGTGAGAAGACCTTCCAGCATTCATGGGATCTGACCAAGCACTGCAAGAAGTCCCACGGTGAAGCCATCTTCACTTGCCAGATGTGCTCCTGCAGTTTCTTAAACCTCAGGGCCTTGACCACTCACCACAAAAAGAACCACACAGAAGAGCTTCCTCTTTACTGCTCTATCTGTGGCGAGGCCAGCCCCAGCGCTACTGCCCTTCTTGAGCACCGCAAGTCACACAGTGCCACTCGGCACTACAAGTGCGAAGAGTGTGGTGAGATCTTTGACACCATACTGCAGAGGTCAGCCCACCGGGAGGCTCACCGCAAGCACCGTAAGTTCAAATGTCCACAATGTGACAAAACATACACACGACGGGCAGATGTCAACCGGCACatgctgacacacacagggGAGAGGCCACACCAGTGTGGCATCTGTGGGAAGAGTTTCACCCTACGCACTGGCCTTCAGAAGCACCAGAAAGTCCACTCTGGAGAGAGGCCCTACCAGTGCCCGCACTGTCCCAAAGCATTTAGCTTGCTATCCATCCTGCACAGACATGAGCGCATGCACACGGGCGAGAGGCCCTTTCTGTGCTCGCAGTGTGGCAAGAGCTTCCTCTCATTGGGTGAGCTGCTCAAGCACAACAAGTCACACACAAACGAGAGGCCACACTCCTGCACCCAATGCAAGAAGAGCTTCAAGTCCAAGCGAGGGCTTCATGATCATATGGTGAGGCACAGCGGCCTAAGGCCACATTCCTGTTCTTACTGTGGCAAGAAGTTCACAACGTCCTTTGCCTTGATCAGACACAACATGATGCACACGGGAGAAAGGCCCTACTCATGCGCATACTGTGAAAaaacttttattacatcaaCGGAAGTGTCCCTCCATGAGCGCTTGCACACCGGAGAGCGGCCCTTCAGCTGTCCGGAGTGTCCCTGGAAATTTCGTAGCTCCTCAGAGCTGGCAAGGCataagcgcacacacacacaggagaggaTTTATACCTGCAACTTATGTCCCAGATCATACAGTACCATGGCCAAACTGAAAAACCACACACGATTCCACACAAACGTTGACCAAGCCAGTTGCCTTACTGAAGCGGAGGTGCCTGTTGCATTGTCCTAA